One window of the Vigna radiata var. radiata cultivar VC1973A chromosome 1, Vradiata_ver6, whole genome shotgun sequence genome contains the following:
- the LOC106770747 gene encoding alpha-dioxygenase 1-like, whose product MWSVITDPIRNLFANVVHQFIHKDFHEAVAKMTIIDAFLFIIVHSIDKLGIWHRLPVFLGLLYLAIRRHLHQEYNLFNVGTTPTGIRFNHSDFPYRTADGKYNDXFNEVAGSQGTFFGRNMLPVDQKKKLLKPDPMVVATKLLARRTYKDTGKQFNVIAASWIQFMIHDWIDHLEDTKQIELTAPKEVAGQCPLKSFKFFKTKEIPTGFYEIKTGSSNIRTPWWDASAVYGSNGEVLQKVRTFKDGKLKISKDGNLLHNENGTAVAGDIRNSWAGVSTLQSLFIQEHNAVCDSLKKYYPQLNDEELYRHARLVISAVIAKVHTIDWTVELLKTDTLLAGMRANWYGLLGKKFKDTFGHVGGSILGGFVGMKKPENHGVTYSLTEEFTSVYRMHPLLPDNLHLRDISATPGPNKSPPVIKEIPMKNLIGLPGEKTLSEIGVARQLVSMGHQACGALELWNYPEWLRDLVPQNMDGTERSEHVDLAALEIYRDRERNVARYNQFRRSLLLIPISKWEDLTDDKEAIKVLEEVYGDDVEELDLLVGLMAEKKIKGFAISETAFVIFLLMASRRLEADRFFTSNYNEETYTKKGLEWVNTTESLKDVIDRHYPEMTHKWLNSSSAFSVWDSLPNSPNHVPLYLRVPH is encoded by the exons ATTGTTCATTCCATTGACAAGCTGGGGATATGGCATCGTCTACCTGTTTTCTTAGGGCTATTGTATCTGGCTATCAGACGTCACCTTCACCAAGAGTACAACCTCTTCAACGTTGGAACAACACCAACTGGGATTAGGTTCAACCATTCAGATTTTCCATACAGAACAGCTGATGGAAAATATAATGATCNTTTCAATGAAGTTGCTGGCAGCCAAGGAACTTTCTTTGGCAGAAACATGCTTCCTGTTGATCAGAAGAAAAAG CTATTGAAGCCTGATCCAATGGTGGTAGCAACAAAACTACTAGCTAGAAGGACATATAAGGACACAGGGAAGCAATTCAACGTGATTGCAGCTTCTTGGATTCAGTTCATGATTCACGATTGGATCGATCATCTTGAGGATACCAAACAG ATTGAACTGACTGCACCAAAAGAAGTTGCAGGCCAATGCCCTCTAAAATCTTTCAAATTCTTCAAAACTAAGGAAATTCCCACTGGATTCTATGAGATAAAAACGGGATCATCGAACATTCGAACACCATGGTG GGATGCAAGTGCTGTGTATGGAAGCAATGGAGAAGTTTTACAGAAAGTGAGGACTTTCAAAGATGGAAAGCTAAAGATATCAAAGGATGGAAACCTTCTGCATAACGAAAATGGAACAGCAGTTGCAGGTGACATCCGCAACAGTTGGGCTGGTGTTTCAACTCTGCAGTCCCTTTTCATTCAAGAACACAATGCAGTTTGTGATTCTCTCAAG AAATATTACCCTCAATTGAATGATGAAGAACTTTATCGCCATGCAAGATTGGTGATTTCAGCTGTGATTGCAAAGGTTCACACCATTGATTGGACTGTGGAGCTTCTTAAAACTGATACTCTACTTGCAGGAATGCGTGCCAACTG GTATGGACTATTGGGGAAGAAGTTTAAGGATACATTCGGACATGTTGGTGGGTCCATCTTGGGAGGATTTGTTGGTATGAAGAAGCCAGAAAACCATGGTGTCACCTACTCTTTAACAGAAGAATTTACGAGTGTCTACAGAATGCACCCTCTCCTACCTGATAACCTGCATCTGAGAGACATATCTGCAACTCCTGGGCCAAACAAATCTCCACCAGTAATCAAAGA AATCCCTATGAAAAACTTGATTGGACTACCAGGAGAGAAGACATTATCAGAAATAGGAGTCGCAAGACAACTTGTGTCAATGGGTCACCAAGCTTGTGGGGCATTAGAGCTTTGGAATTATCCAGAGTGGCTAAGAGACCTTGTACCACAGAACATGGATGGCACAGAAAGGTCTGAACATGTGGACCTGGCTGCTCTTGAAA TTTACAGGGATAGGGAAAGGAATGTGGCTAGATACAACCAGTTTAGGAGGTCATTACTGTTAATACCTATCTCAAAGTGGGAAGATCTAACTGATGATAAGGAAGCAATTAAAGTATTGGAAGAAGTATATGGAGATGATGTTGAAGAGCTTGATCTACTTGTAGGTCTCATGgcagagaagaaaataaagggtTTTGCAATCAGTGAGACAGCTTTTGTGATATTCCTCCTCATGGCAAGCAG GAGGCTGGAAGCTGATAGGTTCTTCACAAGCAACTATAATGAAGAAACATACACTAAAAAGGGACTTGAATGGGTGAACACAACTGAGAGTTTGAAAGATGTGATTGATCGTCACTATCCTGAAATGACACACAAATGGTTGAACTCTTCTAGTGCTTTCTCTGTTTGGGATTCACTTCCAAACTCACCCAATCATGTTCCTCTTTACCTTCGTGTTCCTCATTAA